The Etheostoma cragini isolate CJK2018 chromosome 15, CSU_Ecrag_1.0, whole genome shotgun sequence genome window below encodes:
- the LOC117958766 gene encoding dehydrogenase/reductase SDR family member 7C-B-like isoform X1 has protein sequence MDSNVTETESFWAILQEMDSVWITTVLLVPCVVVLTAGFFYLYSVIMGLLSKTSVRNKVVVITDALSGLGKECAGVFHRGGARLILCGKSWEKLEELADDLANASDPTVTFPCKLVLLDFGDMDSMPEVISEIQECYGCMDVLILNSSLKVKAPAQSVSLEMDKLLMDNNYFGPATLAKGLLPSMISRRTGHLLLVNSIQGKIAVPFRTSYAASKHAVQAFFDCLRAEVEEYGISVSTINYTFISPSALSENTAPASKSIWSWVYSQKPLGVSLDEAATEIIKTLSNKRKEVVIAPSLPKVAIYARSFFPNVFFAVMAAGVKNATASENM, from the exons ATGGATTCCAATGTTACGGAGACGGAGAGCTTTTGG GCTATCCTCCAGGAGATGGACTCAGTATGGATCACCACTGTTCTCCTGGTGCCATGTGTAGTCGTGCTGACAGCTGGATTTTTCTACCTCTACAGCGTGATTATGGGTCTGTTGTCCAAAACATCTGTACGCAATAAAGTTGTGGTTATAACCGACGCTTTGTCTGGGCTTGGAAAAG AATGTGCAGGTGTGTTTCACAGAGGAGGAGCGAGGCTGATCCTCTGTGGGAAGAGTTGGGAGAAACTTGAAGAATTGGCCGATGATTTGGCAAATGCCTCAGACCCCACCGTG ACGTTCCCCTGTAAACTGGTGCTGCTGGACTTCGGAGATATGGACAGCATGCCTGAGGTGATCTCAGAGATCCAGGAGTGTTACGGCTGCATGGATGTTCTCATCCTCAACAGCAGCCTGAAAGTCAAGGCACCCGCACAGAGCGTGTCTCTGGAGATGGACAAGTTACTGATGGACAACAACTACTTTGGACCGGCCACGCTGGCCAAAG GTTTGCTGCCCTCCATGATCTCGAGGAGAACCGGTCACCTGCTCCTCGTCAACAGCATCCAGGGGAAAATAGCTGTGCCTTTTCGCACCTCAT ACGCAGCATCTAAACATGCAGTTCAGGCCTTCTTCGACTGCCTGAGAGCTGAAGTAGAAGAGTACGGCATCTCCGTCAGCACCATCAACTACACCTTCATTAGTCCCTCTGCATTGTCTGAAAACACGGCGCCAGCCTCCAAATCGATCTGGTCAT GGGTGTACTCTCAGAAACCTCTCGGCGTTTCTCTAGACGAGGCAGCGACCGAGATCATAAAGACTTTAAGCAACAAGAGGAAAGAGGTGGTAATTGCTCCCTCGCTCCCAAAGGTGGCCATCTACGCTAGGTCCTTCTTCCCTAATGTGTTCTTCGCTGTGATGGCTGCAGGAGTGAAGAACGCCACTGCCTCTGAGAACATGTAG
- the LOC117958766 gene encoding dehydrogenase/reductase SDR family member 7C-B-like isoform X2 encodes MDSVWITTVLLVPCVVVLTAGFFYLYSVIMGLLSKTSVRNKVVVITDALSGLGKECAGVFHRGGARLILCGKSWEKLEELADDLANASDPTVTFPCKLVLLDFGDMDSMPEVISEIQECYGCMDVLILNSSLKVKAPAQSVSLEMDKLLMDNNYFGPATLAKGLLPSMISRRTGHLLLVNSIQGKIAVPFRTSYAASKHAVQAFFDCLRAEVEEYGISVSTINYTFISPSALSENTAPASKSIWSWVYSQKPLGVSLDEAATEIIKTLSNKRKEVVIAPSLPKVAIYARSFFPNVFFAVMAAGVKNATASENM; translated from the exons ATGGACTCAGTATGGATCACCACTGTTCTCCTGGTGCCATGTGTAGTCGTGCTGACAGCTGGATTTTTCTACCTCTACAGCGTGATTATGGGTCTGTTGTCCAAAACATCTGTACGCAATAAAGTTGTGGTTATAACCGACGCTTTGTCTGGGCTTGGAAAAG AATGTGCAGGTGTGTTTCACAGAGGAGGAGCGAGGCTGATCCTCTGTGGGAAGAGTTGGGAGAAACTTGAAGAATTGGCCGATGATTTGGCAAATGCCTCAGACCCCACCGTG ACGTTCCCCTGTAAACTGGTGCTGCTGGACTTCGGAGATATGGACAGCATGCCTGAGGTGATCTCAGAGATCCAGGAGTGTTACGGCTGCATGGATGTTCTCATCCTCAACAGCAGCCTGAAAGTCAAGGCACCCGCACAGAGCGTGTCTCTGGAGATGGACAAGTTACTGATGGACAACAACTACTTTGGACCGGCCACGCTGGCCAAAG GTTTGCTGCCCTCCATGATCTCGAGGAGAACCGGTCACCTGCTCCTCGTCAACAGCATCCAGGGGAAAATAGCTGTGCCTTTTCGCACCTCAT ACGCAGCATCTAAACATGCAGTTCAGGCCTTCTTCGACTGCCTGAGAGCTGAAGTAGAAGAGTACGGCATCTCCGTCAGCACCATCAACTACACCTTCATTAGTCCCTCTGCATTGTCTGAAAACACGGCGCCAGCCTCCAAATCGATCTGGTCAT GGGTGTACTCTCAGAAACCTCTCGGCGTTTCTCTAGACGAGGCAGCGACCGAGATCATAAAGACTTTAAGCAACAAGAGGAAAGAGGTGGTAATTGCTCCCTCGCTCCCAAAGGTGGCCATCTACGCTAGGTCCTTCTTCCCTAATGTGTTCTTCGCTGTGATGGCTGCAGGAGTGAAGAACGCCACTGCCTCTGAGAACATGTAG